One segment of Geomonas ferrireducens DNA contains the following:
- a CDS encoding amino acid ABC transporter substrate-binding protein, giving the protein MKFGFVRVLLLIAALFVAIPVHAEQRNFYKIGVITELSGDLVTGGNITKRGYDLWAQEVNAKGGIEVQGKKYQVKLVYADAQSNPAAGAAAAERLITQEKVDFILGPYSSGVTLAVAPVVDKYKVPMITGSAESPLIWKNKFKYTFGTIPPINFTGATSIKTLTELKPAPKTIAIIGSNDAFSKATAEAYKTAAEKAKLKIVKFSIVPSGQDMTPLLSAVRSMKPDVIAFGGHDEEHVKFVKALKQIGYTPKALLMHCGITDKAFTDAVGKDGEQIFGTTCWTGTAKTKSKVLWPTASAYAAASQKAFKNPGDYTQGGCSAAGIAFQTALQKIGAKPGMDEAMRAKLVQALEQIDVQTFYGRVKFATSGEFYHANVGLDPLTIQIQKGQIKTVGPKASVEAAAQYPMKEWKSR; this is encoded by the coding sequence ATGAAGTTTGGATTCGTCAGGGTACTGCTGCTCATCGCGGCCCTCTTCGTGGCCATCCCGGTCCACGCGGAACAGAGGAACTTCTACAAGATCGGCGTCATCACCGAGCTCTCGGGTGACCTCGTGACCGGCGGCAACATCACCAAGCGCGGCTACGACCTCTGGGCCCAGGAAGTGAACGCCAAGGGTGGCATCGAGGTCCAGGGCAAGAAGTACCAGGTGAAACTGGTTTACGCCGACGCCCAGAGCAATCCCGCCGCCGGCGCAGCGGCAGCCGAGAGGCTGATCACCCAGGAGAAGGTCGATTTCATCCTCGGCCCCTACTCCTCCGGCGTAACCCTCGCCGTGGCACCTGTCGTCGACAAGTACAAGGTCCCGATGATCACCGGCTCCGCAGAAAGCCCGCTCATCTGGAAGAACAAGTTCAAGTACACCTTCGGCACCATTCCCCCAATCAACTTCACCGGCGCCACCTCCATCAAGACCCTTACCGAGCTGAAGCCGGCTCCGAAGACCATCGCCATCATAGGCTCCAACGACGCCTTCTCCAAGGCGACCGCAGAGGCCTACAAGACCGCAGCCGAGAAAGCGAAGCTTAAGATCGTAAAGTTCAGCATCGTCCCCTCCGGCCAGGACATGACCCCGCTTCTTTCCGCAGTGCGCAGCATGAAGCCCGACGTCATCGCCTTCGGCGGCCATGACGAGGAGCACGTGAAGTTCGTGAAAGCGCTCAAGCAGATCGGCTACACCCCGAAAGCGCTCCTCATGCACTGTGGCATCACCGACAAGGCGTTCACCGACGCGGTAGGCAAGGACGGCGAGCAGATCTTCGGCACCACCTGCTGGACCGGCACCGCCAAGACCAAGAGCAAGGTGCTCTGGCCGACCGCTTCCGCCTACGCTGCCGCCTCCCAGAAGGCCTTCAAGAACCCGGGCGACTACACCCAGGGTGGCTGCTCCGCGGCAGGCATCGCCTTCCAGACCGCACTCCAGAAGATCGGCGCGAAGCCGGGCATGGACGAGGCGATGCGCGCGAAACTCGTGCAGGCGCTCGAGCAGATCGACGTCCAGACCTTCTACGGCCGCGTGAAGTTCGCCACCTCCGGCGAGTTCTACCACGCCAACGTCGGTCTCGACCCGCTCACCATCCAGATCCAGAAAGGCCAGATCAAGACGGTTGGCCCGAAGGCCTCGGTGGAAGCGGCCGCCCAGTACCCGATGAAGGAATGGAAATCCCGCTAA
- a CDS encoding NUDIX hydrolase translates to MTGKSEPRHTVIVGCLVRNAENQVLLIRHYRRGWEIPQGHVEESENLVDAAKREVAEEAGVNAEIGPLAAMWSMVSPSSVLIFGFLGRYLSGELNPTDDSEEAAWVSEETALEMVVSPTMRQRLEALLYYDGRVSYRSYSLKPYQLHLERDLLSWPDPTP, encoded by the coding sequence ATGACCGGGAAGAGCGAACCGCGGCACACGGTGATAGTTGGTTGTCTGGTCCGCAACGCCGAGAATCAGGTCCTGCTGATCCGCCACTATAGGCGCGGCTGGGAGATTCCCCAGGGGCACGTCGAAGAGAGCGAGAACCTCGTCGATGCCGCGAAGCGTGAGGTGGCGGAGGAGGCGGGGGTGAACGCCGAGATCGGTCCGCTAGCAGCCATGTGGTCCATGGTCTCGCCCAGCTCCGTGCTCATCTTCGGTTTTCTTGGGCGCTACCTTAGCGGGGAGCTAAACCCGACCGACGACAGCGAGGAAGCCGCCTGGGTTTCCGAGGAAACCGCCCTCGAAATGGTGGTGAGTCCCACCATGAGACAGCGGTTGGAGGCCTTGCTGTATTACGACGGCAGGGTCAGCTACCGGTCCTACTCGTTAAAACCCTACCAGTTGCACCTTGAGCGCGACCTGCTCTCCTGGCCCGACCCCACCCCGTAG
- the gabT gene encoding 4-aminobutyrate--2-oxoglutarate transaminase — protein sequence MTAGNEQLMELRNQHVPGGVALLSNAFIAKAQGAIMTDVDGRDLIDFAGGIGVNNVGHSHPKVVKAIQEQAEKFIHTCFHVAPYQGYVELAQRLNELAPGSSEKKTMLANSGAEAVENAIKIARYVTKRPGIISLENGFHGRTLMTMTLTSKVKPYKYGFGPFAPESYRIPSAYCYRCPYGESYPSCQCACAHKLDEFFTGYVAAEQTAAVIIEPIQGEGGFVTPPKEYFEIVQGICKKHGILLIIDEIQSGMGRTGKLFAIDHWGIEPDIITTAKSLAGGMPLSAVTGRSEIMSLPHAGGLGGTYGGNPLSCAAALAVLDIFLKDGLLEHSVKLGDQLQERFAKMQEQYEIIGEVRGKGPMLALELVRDRNTKAPAGDLAKKLVKLCFDKGLVILSCGALGNVVRLLMPLVITDEQLERGLAILEESLAEVNAEI from the coding sequence ATGACCGCTGGTAACGAACAACTGATGGAGTTACGCAACCAACATGTTCCCGGAGGGGTCGCGCTTTTGAGCAACGCCTTCATCGCCAAGGCCCAGGGGGCCATCATGACCGACGTCGATGGGCGGGACCTGATCGATTTCGCCGGGGGGATCGGCGTCAACAACGTGGGGCACAGCCACCCCAAGGTCGTTAAGGCGATCCAGGAGCAGGCGGAGAAGTTCATCCATACCTGTTTCCATGTCGCTCCCTACCAGGGGTACGTTGAGCTCGCGCAGCGCCTGAACGAGCTCGCTCCCGGCAGCTCCGAGAAGAAGACCATGCTGGCCAACTCCGGCGCCGAGGCGGTCGAGAACGCCATCAAGATTGCCCGCTACGTGACCAAACGTCCCGGGATCATCTCCCTTGAGAACGGCTTCCACGGCCGCACCCTGATGACCATGACCCTTACCTCCAAGGTGAAGCCCTACAAGTACGGCTTCGGTCCCTTTGCGCCGGAGAGCTACCGCATCCCCTCCGCCTACTGCTACCGCTGCCCCTACGGCGAGAGCTACCCGAGCTGCCAGTGCGCTTGCGCCCACAAGCTCGACGAGTTCTTCACCGGTTACGTGGCGGCCGAGCAGACCGCGGCGGTGATCATCGAGCCGATCCAGGGTGAAGGCGGCTTCGTCACCCCGCCGAAGGAGTACTTCGAGATCGTGCAGGGGATCTGCAAGAAGCACGGCATCCTGCTCATCATCGACGAGATCCAGAGCGGCATGGGGCGTACCGGCAAGCTCTTCGCCATCGATCACTGGGGCATCGAGCCCGACATCATCACCACCGCCAAGAGCCTCGCCGGCGGCATGCCGCTTTCCGCGGTGACCGGCCGCTCCGAGATCATGAGCCTGCCGCACGCAGGCGGCCTGGGCGGCACCTATGGCGGCAACCCGCTCTCCTGCGCTGCGGCCCTTGCCGTCCTAGACATCTTCCTCAAAGACGGCCTGCTCGAGCATTCCGTGAAGCTCGGCGACCAGCTGCAGGAGCGCTTCGCGAAGATGCAGGAGCAGTACGAGATCATCGGCGAGGTGCGCGGCAAAGGGCCCATGCTCGCCCTCGAGCTCGTGCGCGACCGCAACACCAAGGCCCCGGCCGGCGACCTGGCGAAGAAACTCGTCAAGCTCTGCTTCGACAAGGGGCTCGTCATCCTCTCCTGCGGCGCCCTCGGCAACGTGGTCCGTCTGTTGATGCCGCTCGTCATCACCGACGAGCAGCTTGAGCGCGGTCTCGCCATCCTCGAGGAGTCCCTGGCAGAGGTGAACGCAGAGATCTAA
- a CDS encoding sigma 54-interacting transcriptional regulator gives MNSSLNPVELIGFLGNGDLRSDHFYQAMVNAVEVGILAVNTSGMIILANRAVREGFGAFQGVHLNDVLPELWPKVAQRLLGTSRNNAEISVRGIESNFLVRVSPMLLDQEQVGAVCVFVESTELEDMAKQMEFFQELTRELDTIIDSSSDGLWICDADANVVRINPASERINNVQAKDVVGRNMRDLVNQRVFDRSATLEVLRTRSRVNLLQSREGKKLITTATPVYDSAGRITRIVVSERDITEIDDLQRELEDQEAIKDQFRNQMLEMQQEQQLENQQIIAKSPAMLKALRQALKVSKVESTVLILGPSGVGKGLFADLIHKNSERADKPLIKINCGAIPESLIESELFGYDKGAFTGAQSSGKPGYFELADGGILFLDEIAELPLPSQVKLLRFMEDGTIMRLGSTRSREVKVRILAATHRNLEQMVEEGKFRLDLYYRLKVIPIHVPSLKERKECLLPLILHYIEWYAKKHKTRKRLSRAACDTLLGYPFPGNVRELMNLCERLVVMTETEVISLQDLPADVAKGDVAGDTVPAQWPETMTLPQVLESTERALLAQAAEAHGSQADIAQALGVSQPTIARKLKRYGLTA, from the coding sequence GTGAACAGCTCGCTCAACCCTGTGGAACTGATCGGTTTTTTAGGCAACGGTGATTTACGCTCGGACCACTTCTACCAGGCCATGGTGAACGCCGTCGAGGTAGGCATCCTCGCCGTCAACACCTCGGGGATGATCATCCTCGCCAACCGGGCCGTCCGCGAGGGGTTCGGTGCCTTCCAGGGGGTGCACCTGAACGACGTCCTCCCGGAGCTCTGGCCCAAGGTGGCGCAGCGCCTTTTGGGAACTTCCCGGAACAACGCGGAAATATCGGTGCGCGGCATCGAGTCGAACTTCCTCGTTCGGGTGAGCCCGATGCTCCTGGACCAGGAGCAGGTGGGCGCGGTCTGCGTCTTCGTGGAAAGCACCGAGCTCGAGGACATGGCGAAACAGATGGAGTTTTTCCAGGAACTTACCCGGGAACTGGACACCATCATCGACTCCTCCTCGGACGGGCTCTGGATCTGCGACGCCGACGCGAACGTGGTGCGCATCAACCCCGCCTCCGAGCGCATCAACAACGTGCAGGCAAAAGACGTGGTGGGGCGCAACATGCGCGACCTGGTAAACCAGCGGGTTTTCGACCGTTCCGCGACGCTCGAGGTGCTCCGCACCCGCTCGCGGGTGAACCTTCTGCAGTCGCGCGAGGGGAAAAAGCTCATCACCACGGCGACCCCGGTTTACGATTCCGCAGGCCGCATCACCCGCATCGTGGTAAGCGAGCGGGACATAACGGAAATCGACGACCTGCAACGCGAGCTCGAGGACCAGGAGGCGATCAAGGACCAGTTCCGCAACCAGATGCTCGAGATGCAGCAGGAACAGCAGCTGGAAAACCAGCAGATCATCGCAAAAAGCCCAGCCATGCTGAAGGCTTTGCGCCAGGCGCTCAAGGTGAGCAAGGTGGAATCGACCGTGCTCATCCTCGGCCCCTCGGGGGTGGGCAAGGGGCTCTTCGCCGACCTGATCCACAAGAACTCGGAGCGCGCCGACAAGCCGCTCATCAAGATCAACTGCGGCGCCATCCCGGAATCCCTCATAGAATCGGAGCTTTTCGGCTACGACAAGGGGGCCTTCACCGGTGCGCAGTCCAGTGGCAAACCGGGCTACTTCGAGCTCGCCGACGGCGGCATCCTCTTCCTCGACGAGATCGCCGAACTCCCCCTCCCCTCGCAGGTGAAGCTTTTGCGCTTCATGGAGGACGGCACCATCATGCGCCTGGGCAGCACCCGGTCCCGCGAGGTGAAGGTGCGCATCCTAGCCGCAACACATCGAAATCTCGAGCAGATGGTCGAGGAAGGAAAGTTCCGCCTCGACCTCTACTACCGCCTCAAGGTGATCCCGATTCACGTCCCCTCCCTGAAGGAGCGCAAGGAATGCCTGCTCCCCCTCATCCTCCACTACATCGAGTGGTACGCGAAGAAACACAAGACCCGCAAACGCCTCTCCCGCGCGGCCTGCGACACCCTGTTAGGCTACCCCTTCCCCGGTAACGTGAGGGAGCTCATGAACCTCTGCGAGCGCCTCGTCGTCATGACCGAAACCGAGGTGATCAGCCTGCAGGACCTCCCTGCCGATGTCGCCAAGGGGGATGTCGCAGGCGACACGGTGCCTGCGCAGTGGCCCGAGACCATGACGCTGCCGCAGGTGCTCGAAAGTACTGAAAGGGCGCTCCTCGCGCAGGCGGCGGAGGCCCACGGCAGCCAGGCCGACATCGCCCAGGCGCTCGGCGTTAGCCAGCCGACCATAGCCCGGAAGCTCAAGCGCTACGGACTGACCGCATAG